In one Pseudomonadota bacterium genomic region, the following are encoded:
- a CDS encoding HlyD family efflux transporter periplasmic adaptor subunit encodes MPIALGGVVRMAFNIAWIAPEFSEVHQGDVIARFDDVQVQLDRETSALAVAKSEFKLANTERVAEIELSRIGDDADRVDGERAITETYANVDPLLMSRNEIIDAVSDLEYLDARAEFLDWESATFDQRTAAEQNLIMAERQGELSKLDKQDKALGMMELRSPADGTLVYARTPWGEKIGKGKRVFPGMPIALLPVRGKVKARLYVPENDAVGLLAGQAVRLRLESAADREHSAVVESVSTVASPRNRDNPQKFFVVEAVIDEVDAQIMRVGSQLRAEIVTGSIDGGLVVPAQAVYGDASDSHVYVVSGSATQRRQVTLGQRSPDLVEVLDGIEAGERISLVAPPDVG; translated from the coding sequence ATGCCGATCGCCCTCGGCGGCGTGGTGCGGATGGCGTTCAATATCGCGTGGATCGCGCCTGAGTTTTCCGAGGTGCACCAAGGTGATGTGATCGCACGATTCGACGATGTGCAGGTGCAGCTCGACCGTGAAACCAGCGCGCTGGCGGTCGCCAAGTCCGAGTTCAAGCTCGCGAACACCGAGCGAGTCGCCGAAATCGAACTGTCGAGAATCGGCGACGATGCCGATCGGGTCGACGGCGAACGGGCGATCACTGAAACTTACGCGAATGTCGATCCGCTGCTCATGAGCCGCAACGAGATCATCGACGCCGTCTCCGATCTGGAATACCTGGACGCTCGCGCCGAGTTCCTCGATTGGGAGTCGGCCACCTTCGACCAGCGCACCGCGGCGGAGCAGAACCTGATCATGGCCGAGCGCCAGGGCGAGCTCAGCAAGCTCGACAAGCAGGACAAGGCGCTCGGCATGATGGAACTGCGCAGCCCGGCGGACGGGACGCTCGTGTATGCGCGCACGCCCTGGGGCGAGAAGATCGGTAAGGGCAAGCGCGTGTTCCCCGGCATGCCGATCGCTCTGCTGCCCGTGCGCGGCAAGGTGAAGGCGCGGCTCTACGTGCCGGAGAATGACGCCGTGGGCTTGCTTGCGGGCCAAGCCGTGCGGCTGAGACTCGAGTCCGCAGCAGATCGGGAGCACTCGGCCGTCGTCGAATCGGTCTCGACCGTCGCAAGCCCGCGCAATCGCGACAACCCGCAGAAGTTCTTCGTCGTCGAAGCCGTGATCGACGAGGTGGATGCACAGATCATGCGCGTTGGCAGCCAGCTGCGCGCCGAGATCGTCACCGGCTCGATCGACGGCGGACTCGTGGTCCCTGCGCAGGCCGTGTACGGCGACGCGTCCGACTCCCATGTGTACGTGGTCTCGGGAAGCGCTACGCAGCGCCGCCAGGTCACCCTTGGCCAGCGCAGCCCCGATCTCGTCGAGGTGCTCGACGGCATCGAGGCGGGCGAACGCATCAGCCTGGTCGCGCCGCCGGACGTTGGTTAA